The sequence below is a genomic window from Scatophagus argus isolate fScaArg1 chromosome 8, fScaArg1.pri, whole genome shotgun sequence.
GACCGCTGAGTTGACGAGATAGAATTCCAACTTTGGGTGGCGTTCGATTTGTTACTTCCAGCTTCGTAAGTTGGAAAACAATTCAGAAAACGACTTACAAGTACAAATCGAATGCATTCAATAACAATTGTAGGTACAGCAGATGTGTTAAACTTTGGGTTTTCTCACATGGCAAAGTGGTGGCCATGGTGCTCAAGTAAGAGTCATAATTAGTATATGTAAAATTTAGGGAGCTGTGCCTTTTCTCACATttataaaactaaaaatgcaAGTGCAAAATTGGAAGGAATCAGTAATAAAGTGTTTATCTGCTATAATGTATGTTACAAATGCAAACTAGCTTACGACAAATAGTAGTAACTAGGGATGAGCAAGTACACTGTTAAACCATCCTCAGATCAAGGTTTTTGATCTCAGTAAGTAAGAGACCTATTTACAGAAGGACTTTTTTAGATAaacttgaatgaataaacttcagtCAGATACTCAatgaggattttccttcatcatgaGTTCGGATATTGACACATTTCACTCAGAGGATACTCGTACCACTAAAAAGTATGTTATGGATAAGACAGACCCTCTCATTTCAGCTGAGCGCTCATTCAACCCTGATAGTGATCTATAACTAATTGCTAAGTACTCAATATTGTAGAATTAGAGTTTTAGTGTTACACAGTGAAACATTGATGCCAATAACCTACTTGCACCACAGTAAGAGTGGAGTATCACAGAATTTGAGAGTTTATGGTAACAATAGCTGATCTATCCTATTTTTTTTGGGACATGGGAAAGTTTCAAGTCCAGTATTCCCAGCAAATTTGTTTCTTAAAACAGTTTAATTTTCCCGATAACACTCTACTACTATTTCATAGTATTCTGGTTTACATTTTCCTTAGATGTGGATTTATTATTATACTATTCACACAAATTCATACACATGTGACTACCATACATGTTGATGTATTTGACATATAACATTTCCAAAAGGATATTTTCATTTGGGAATAGTCTATTTTCTTTCAGATTAAGTTTTGTGTGTTGTATATACAGTCCATATTGTCATATAGAAAATTCAGTAGCATTTTCCCCACTCAGCAGGTATTAATGACCAATGTTCAACTTTGTGAAAACCATTATAATAACTTAAAAATGCACGTGTTTTGAAATAGGGAGACACCACAAAgaattgattttcaaaatacaaattcatTCAATAGTTAACCTTATCTAGGAAATCTATCAAATCTGGCCCTCTGACAGGTGATTTCTCTCTAGCCAATAAAGCTGCCTTTAAATCCTACTCTCACCAAAGCAAAGAGCAGATTCTTTGCAGTTTGACCCAGTCTTAGACTGACGTTGTATCCACACAGTGTGGCTGGTCCCACTGGCTTGTAACAGTTTACAGACAGATAGTCAGGACATAACCCATCCGCAAATACAATGGCTCTCTTAATTGTCCAGCCACCTTCTACTGTGTCTATCTGGTTGCGCTGGAACACCAGTGCTATGTGAGACCTTTCCTGAATTATGTCCCTTGGATCTGTCTTATCAGAGAAAAGAACATGTTTTCCACTTGAATTTATGGAAGAATGCAGTATTTGCAGGGGGTTTGAGAGTCACCATGACCATTACTAAAAGTGATTTTTCTCTATTTGTGCTACATTTTGGCTCTTACAACCATTAGCACATGCATTTAATTTGTGCCCACAGTGGCcactattaaaataaaaaaaaaaaaaaaaagatacagacAGAATCAATGATATTCAACAATTATTTAACTTTGGAATCTTTGGATTAAATGCCTTTTGATTTAAATCTTACATAAAACCCAGTTAAAATTGATCTGATCTCTTTTCTTGCACCATGGCAACTCCTTTGTTCGAGGATACCATTTCCCCTGCCAGACCAGACTTGTTTACTACCTAAAACTAAAACCTTCAGCAAAAGAAAGACCTTTCAAAAATAACAAGTACTGAAAAACATGGCATGCAGAAAATCATGTGACCttgcttgttgtttttccaccacACTTCATTCCCTTTCCAGCATGAGgttcaacaagaaaaacaaattaatttacCCACATTGCCAAATACCAGGTCTAGCTTGATATAATGCCAGAGAAGTTTAGAGGACTGTtaacacacaggtgtgtgtgtttgggcgggggagagagagagagagagagagagagagagagagagagagtgagagagtctTTATTGCAAGGAGACAGAATCTAATACCAACAACTTAACTGGCTAGACACAACATTGATCTGtgactctgtgtctgtgtgtgtgtgtgtgtgtgtgtgtgtgtgtgtgtgtgtgtgcatgtgtgtgcatgcacgcacatgTATGGGATTTTAGCCTTATATCAGATGATACCTCTGTCTCCCTAATAATACAGTTAAGTGACATGAATGTCCCACACAATTCTGATCTAACAACCAGGTAAATCCAACCTGTGACAGTGTAGACAGGTTTAAGGTGTGAAAATGGACAAAGAGATCAGTCAGTCATCTACCTATACTAACCAAGGAGGAGTACTATTAGCTGGTTATAGTTACATTGATTGTATAAATTACACTATATAGTCAAAAGTGTTGTAACACCTGACCATGACATGAACAGGGTCTTCAATAACATCACactctgaataaataaacagcttaTCATTTGCAGCCCGAAAAAATGTTGCTAAGTTCACATTTATCAGATCGGAACTACAATCACATCTCATACATGTATGGATTGGGTTTGATTCAGCTCTGTGTGTAGTTTGTATTTTGCATCATGTACTGTAATTTATACATTCTGTTATGGAcctcattaaaaataaagaagaagattTATATTACCTACACTGCATAAACACTCCGTCTACATGGAGTCTGGAGTCTGTCCTGAATTTAGGAAAAGTGTATTTCTGTACTGGGCACTGAGGTCTGGGAATAATCAACAAGACAAACTTTATTTGGAAACACTGGCTTCATATCAGGCATTAAAAGgccacattcaaaaacacattttatgaagACTGTATCTGTTTTCAGTAAGTCAAGCTCTTCTCCCGCCTTCATTTAGCACCTTTTAAACTGTCCTTTCCCCATATGTACTGTCCCAActcatttttgtgacttttcacTGAAAGTCTGTGTAAGCTAGtccatgcaaaaaaaatgtctgcagtgagcAGTCATTGGTCTGCTAGCAAAACAACCAAGGACAGGTTGTTTTGATAGTTCCCATTGGGATGGTGTCTGCCGCTTAACTTCTGGATTCTaaacttgaaaataaataaatcttatcATTAGATGACAGGCTGTAACCTTCTTAATCCTTCATATATTCTCCTGCACTTACCCtctgctgtttcatgtttctggTTAAAACATTAATCAGCAATGTCATTCGGCCCGTGACTATgtaaatgggaaaaaaaaatccctggggtttgattgagaaaaaaaactttaactttaacacacacaaacttactTTGCAACTTTGTTGATAACAGGGGCAAAATTAGTGGGTCCATATAGTTGCACTGTCCTCAGGCTCTGGAAATACGCCTCTAGGACCCCCTCTATGCCCACACAGTTTGGACTCTCATTATCACCACTCTGCAACAGACAGCATACAGCACATTAACGAAGcacacatttatacatacaaaagctataaataaataaggaacATCAATCAGAGTAGGTAACTGTtaatatattttacattgtcCAACCAATGATAATCAAACATATCCTGAAATGCAGCTAATAGCCATGATATTATTTATTCTATCTGCATTTAATAAGCCATTTGTCTGATacactgtgtaaaaaaaatatatatagcaTCAGccccacaaaaaaaacaggaaactcCTCCTCTCAGACCTACAGTAGGAACAATATataatgacattttctttaCCTTTCTGTGTCTAGAGAGGGCTATGCTGCTCACTTTGTTGCTCATGAAAGCACAGTAAGTTTCATGGACATTCAAAGTTGCAGGAGCAAGAATCAGTGTCAACCTTGGGAGAGCACTGACAGGATTTAAGACTCAATAATCTGTAATATCACGGCAATAAAGTTTAAAGGTGCTCTTAAAAGTTTTTAAAGAGATCCCCCAATGATTTAGTGCTTTCTCACTTCCATAAATCCAGGGACTCAGAAgaatgatattaaaaaaataacaaaagcagcacacactAGACATATTAATCCCTCTGAGCCAGAAAAGACCCTCTGTGCCTGGTCACTGATTCTGTCTTTTGAAGTTTGTAAAGCAAGTTGAAGCTGAAGTTCAAGCTGAAATAACCTTGGTGACATCATCGGGGGGGgcaccacatttttttttaaacacataaaaaatcatttttataaaatCTGGTTTCATTTAACCCAAACTGACTAATTTTGATAACACAAGAAATGAGGTCGCCTCAGCTTAACATCGAGTGGcttctgactgactgactgcccTGATCCCTCAGGAGGATGCAAGGACAAAGTGAAGGGACTGCTGGGAGATTCCTGCTGGCTTGCAGATGAGCCAACTTCTCAACTTGTGCGACCAGCTGTCGTCGCAGTAACAACTACTGGTCCAAACcagaacctgtgtgtgtgtgagtgtatgtgtgtgaattcatatatttgtatgtgtgctcAAGTGTGTATCTCACCAGTGGGAAGGCGTGGGAGATTTTGCCGTCAGGGGGCAGCTTAGCTCCAAAGCCATAGGCAGGAAAAAGCTTGTCGCTGTCGTAGTCCTGGATAATCTCACCCACTGCTTTCAGGGCCATGGCATATGCATTCATCTGGTAGGGACTCATATAGTGTAGGGAGGTGGGCTGGGAGGGGTTACCTTGGAggaagacacatacacataacacAATGATGTGAATGATAATAAGTCTCCCccctatctgtctgtctggttttcACCTGCAAAATACACAGCGCAGTGTGTCGCCTGTGGAACACAGGAGATGATTCATGGTTAGAAAGTACTTTAtgtttcatcttcttcttgtaAATGGGTTGCCCAAAAGTAGCAACTagcatttgcattttgaaatgCAATAAAGACAAACTGTGATGCACTACATTAAGAATGATGGCTTTTACAGTCAAATTTTAGATTTGCAGGACAGAAAATATTCTTGAAATCAAAGAGTCATGTAAATGGGATTATTATGGTGAGTTATCAGTTTATGCAATCATAAACAGTCGCTTTATTTTAAGTAGCAGAATTACTGTGCGAATGTAAAGATAGCCAAATCTGACTGAATACAACTCTTCTCCCCTCAGGATAAGCAGGTCTAGACACTCTCTTCCATTATGGAGCGAGTGCCCTGCTTTAAAGGGAATGAAAGGAGGGCGTTGATTTGATTAGCTATGATAGATGCCTGCTCCCAACACGCGTACTGATAATGTATTCCTCCTGTATGTATTCCCCATCTAGCTTCCAACTGTGCTGCAGGTGCACAGCATGGCTCTGACCATGAAAACAGTTCACCATGCCTCGTGCACCTTGCATGGTTGGCTGCACTTTCCACGATAAGAAAATAACAGCCTAAAAGTAAAAATCTATTCAGACAGCGGTGGGCCCACCATCACAAGCGCAAGTGTAAGTGccatgaaaaatgaataaaggtCATGTTACTTTGCAGAGGGGAAAAGGGACAAGTGACTTTCACACTAAGGTGATATATTTTAAAAGTAACCTACTCCCTGCCTGTAAttactgaaaacatgaaacttaGGAAATGTCAGTTTAATAgtttcagacagaaaaaaagtgacTACGTGACTAAGTGACTACATGGTATTTAACCTTAATGGACTGACAGCCTCAAATGTGGCCTTtaggaaaatgtaaaacaaaagaagaatcAATTAGTTACTTTGTGGGATACCACAATAGTTGtctcaaactgaaactgacGATGTAAAAACACTTTGCTTTCACAACTGAAATGACCAACACCTAATATAGGTTATCAGTTATGTTCCTTTTTCTAACATGGTTATGGATATTAGATACATTATTTGATCATTTCATTCAATTTGTGAGGGATTATGTACAAAGATTAATCCCATAGTAACTAAAACTGTAGTGCTTTGGCACAAGCctcaacagcacagcacaatTACCCAAAGCTCAGAAATACGCCTACAAACACCTCTAAAGCTTACTAATCAAACTTCTTGCTtgtcaaactgaaatttaaCACAGCAACTTTGAATAATGAATAAGCATtatcccaaaatgtcaaactattcctttattCTCGGCTGTGGAAGACAACTGATTAATCGCTAGCAGTTCATGGCTATTCTGACAGCTGCGGGGTTCTTATTTTATGTTAGTTACAAGGGGTTGAGACATCACATCTGGTCTGCTTTGACACAATGTCCACCCATGTACACCACTAttaatgaaaagacaaagttgTCCAAGTCAAAGACATACATACAGCAGAAAGTGACCTACCATTGGATGCTGTGAAGTCTATAGCCACAGTGAAGTTCAGTTGTGTTCTGTCACAAAGAAAGTGGTAatcaaagagaggaaaacagaaaaacattgaGCAAAGATGCAGACAGTATCTTCAGCACATATACACCCCAACACAATGAACTGCAATGTAATGAGTGTACTGGTTCACTGGCTAATTAGTATGACAAGACAATATTCCCTCTACCATCTTGAAGGTCTaattagacaaaacaaatagAACCCCTAATTAAAAGTGAACGAACTGAATAAATAAGATATCTGCAAATAAGATTTACCAATGCAAAATTCCCCCAAAATTCTGTCCCTTTGGAACCAATATCAATTCAGCATGATGCTCACAAAAGGGCTTTTAGGAAATTCAATCTGGTAtcttcacagagagagagatagagagaccTACAGAGACACcaacaaccaaaatggtggCTGTTGACACTCACTGTGATACCAGGATAATTATCATTCCACTCACCCTCCTCGGATGAAATCCACAAAGGTATACTCGGACTCCACTTTGAAGGACAGCAGAGTTacctggcacacacacacaaacacacaaacaccagcacacatacagagtgataaacagaagaggaggatggaatAGAGACCGGTAGaccaaaaggaaaaatacaaacaggtgGCCAGACAGCAAAGGAGTCCACGAGGGAGAAGCAGATTTAAGAGGTGATGATAcctatataaatatataagatAACATAAAGTACCAATACAGAGGAAATGACATGAAAGAGGTGGGTGTACTCACAGTTCCAGAATTGatgtatttcttctttttgcctttcttCTTGGGATTTAAAACCTGATGGGGAAAGTAAGTTAGCGATTGAGAGGGTACCTGTAAAACCACTTCATACCCCTGAGTGAtagttaaaaatgaacatgaataATTCAACAGATCCCTGATAATACTGGCAATCCATGAATTGAAACTGATATTATTTTTCGTTCTGTGTATATCTAGAGTAGAGAAGATAAAATTTAGAGCTGAagagatccatccatccagagGCGTCGATTTATGTTTTTGCTGGTGGGTGCTCGCCGAGCTTGCATGACTAGTTATTTTGACACgagtatgcacacacacacacacagtctttcacaaacacacacagtctaccTCCTGGTGTTGCATATGAGGAGTTTAATGTCAATGCAACAGCTCCgatgaagaaaaaggaaaaacaaaatccacaatTCAACCATTTACCGGCAGAAATTGATGTGGCAATATTTACACCCGCATTGGTAGCACCAACAGTGCTAACTGCAGCTCCATGCAAATTTGACTTGAAATCTCTCCAGTACTTTGGCCCCGCTGGAAAAACCATCCCGTACAAAGGCTCTCAAAGACTCTTGGTCATGTGTTGTAGATGGGAGAGGGGCACCAGGTTAGCTATCTTCCATTTGTTATATCTTTGACAATGTACAAAACTagttttatcttctttttaaTAATGGAAATATATGTACAATATCGTCAGTACCACTACAGTTTGTAATtccttacacacacaaagtgagaaTTGAAATTGGCATTATTTTAGTGTATTTTAGTCTAAATttactattttttattttaccatttttctgatgaaagaAATTTTGTTGAAATCTGTTCATGTTGGTTTATTTATCCATATTATCCATATATGTATCTGTTTGTGAAATACATTCCTTTGAAGGTAAGGGGAAAGAATTTCACctacatttttttcagcattttcaggCAATTTTATCTCCTAGTGTGTGACCTACTTCACTTCAGAAAGGTTGTATAAGCCTTTGCTGGGGCAATAGACTTTTCTTGGCCTTTGGAGAGCCAGCCAGCTGGAGTGAATATATCAGAATCACCTCAATTGCAGTTACAAGGTCTTCACAAGATGAAAGTAGTGAGAAACAATAAACCACCCCCATGTCATGTCTCACCTCATAGACATTGAACTGGTTCTGCCCCCGAGACAGCTCTCTGTAGCTGGTGGTGAACTCTCCAATGAAGTCATGGCTGCagacaaacacccacacatacagGCAAGCATGAATACAATTTTTCCAATCTGATATGAATGCTCACGTCTCtatcttcctcctcatctttgtttctgtcaatCCCACAGTTTCTACCCAATCACACGTCTTGCTGCATGATTAAGTTTGCTTTGTAACACACCAAAACTCTTCAACGCCCCCCCATGTACACTAggtgtttcattttcttctgacaTTTGAGAGATATCAGTGTAAATTCCAAAGTTATACTTAATGTTTATCCACAGATGATATTACCTTCCATCTCGATCCCAGTCATAGACATCTACCTTCACAGtcctgaaacaaacagagaataTCTTATTTCTGTGATCAGCTCTGTATCAAATCACCTCCTGTCAATAAAATGCGAACCTGAATTActgtttaataaaaagaaaaaacccttTTCATTCCATCACACTGGGAACAGAGCAATTACATATTCATTGATTCAATAGTGTCACGCTGAAGAGGATTATTGGTGTAGCATGTACAGGCTGTTATGTGAACTCAAGGCCTATTTATGCACAGACTGGTTTCCACCAAGTGAAGATCATCAATTTCAGATCTAGGAGAGAAGTATGAATAGaagttttaaaatttttcaGCAGTACAACAACTGAACATACAATTCAATCCAGCTGTAAAGAGTCAAATCTGCTGTGTATGTAAAGGTTGTAAAGGTTGCTGTGTTACATGAGAGAAACTGTATTTGGTTTATGTATCACAGGAGTCATGCCAACTAAACAACACAGaaattgtctttgtgtttatctACCAGAAACTGTATCGTTTGTAAGGTGTAAGCTAGCCAACATTGTTCGTGCAACTGTTTGTATTTAGTATACTGACTCAACTCAGAAGGAAGTCCAATTCTATCGGTTCTATTATCTTCCTCCAATCTTTCTAATTTTTCACTTGAAATGAAACATCTGAAACTAGCAGGGATGACTTAATTCATGCTGCATAAGGCAAATTTTTTCCATTCAGTTCAATAACATTTGAACAGTCTAGAAGAGTAGTGTGATTAAATAATTTTATCCCCACTAAAGTTAGCAATCTCGACTGATGAATGTCTCTAATGCGCTTGTTTTGTGGGACCCTCAGTGCAGAAGCTATGCAGAGAATCTATGTAATTATGTACTTGGAAGTCAAACCtttttggcttcatgctgtacCAAGGAACTTTCATAGGGATGAATGGATCCCTGTCTCTGAGACTGTATCCAGCTCTCTTTAAACATTCATGACTGAGTCCCACAGACAGGGTAGATAAATTGATAAGTACTGAGAGCTGGACTAATGCCGTGTTAGTTTTGGTCTTGTTATGAAATATCTGACAgcaagaaaaatataaagaaagacTATCCCTCACTTGTAAGATATGCAGCTCATATCAAAAGCATGATAATCAAGTTAAATATTCAGTCTAAAGGGATAGTGAGTCAGTAAATCTACAAATTACCATTCACTTTAAGGATAAGTAGAGGATAATAGATCCTATTTTTGCATAAGTGGCACTTCTGTATTCATACTTGATGCACAATCTAACCTGATTTTGATATATTACAGTATGCTGTGCGAAAGCTGAGTCAGTCTCAATAACACCAGTGCTGGTCCCTGGTACACCATGACCGACTGCTGGCATTATTCTGACCGCCCCAGCAACAACTGATGTCATCCACATACGAGTCTGCCTGCGCCTTACCTGTTTCCCTACTTCATTTAATCttagtgtgtttttccaggaCACACGAATGTATGTTGCTCATGTAAACAGTGAAGTTTCATCCAGGATTCTTCAGTGTGTAAATACCTCACAATCACAGTTTATTCACTCTCCATTTGGACATATGATCGAgttgtgcaaaatgttttcttaccTGTCATAGTCACCATTGCAGAGAGCTCTAACAGGGATGGTGAAGGACTGCCATACTGggttcagtgtgtttttgatCACCTCTGTCTTATGGCAGATGGTGAACCTGCCAGCGAAACAACAGACATGAGGCCAGTGAAGGGAGAGGACATTTATACTGCTCACATTGTATCTGTGAAAATGATCCCACAGTACTTATTTCCAGCTTCCTCCGCAATgctacaaaatattttacaagttgtTTTGTCTCTCGGCTTAAGTATATCTGGAGGGCCACGACAGAATTGCAGATTGAGTTTTAATCCTACAAACATCTCTCCAAGACAGACTGAGGTAATAATCCTAAAAACTGAGATAAACCTCAGAGGCTGGTGCCGTATGAGGCAAAACAAAGTCATAGTGAAAAgctggaaacaaatgaaatacagaTGATTGTTTGCTTGAACATCTGGAGTCTTCACGTCAAAATTTCTCATGAAAATCTTTGCTTTCTTAGTCCATTACAAATATGGCTGCTGCTGCAATACCAGCTAATGGCAGTGCTTTGATCAGCAGTACCTTAACAGTACATTTTATCCACTTGGGGATAAGTGCCACAAATAGCTTAAAGCAACAGCCATCCCCTGCAATCCCTTTACCGAAACATACTCATCTGAGCTCAGACTTGTCAATAAAGTGATGTACCACCTGTTCTGTATGCATGTAGgcaaattttcaaaaataagtAACGTTTTTGGACTACCACATTGTTTTGTAGGTaacaaaataacatattttttaaGGTTTAAATATCCATTGTACCAGCATTATTTTTAGTCAGGGTATTCTTTTTGAAAATAACTTTAACAACTAACTGAGGTTGACAAAAATGACTCCTTTGCTTTCTACTGCCATTTATACTACTCATGACATGTGTACAATTTTAGATGTTTGGTCAAGACGGTACCATAATAGCAGCAGCCTGTTGTAGCAGTTTCCTGAGGTTCCCTTTTGGGATTAATACAGCACTTTATCTGTCCATCTAAAGCATGATTTGTATTAGAATCTCAACTTTACAAGATGAAAAAGCAAGTCTGAACTTAGTGGATACAAAAGCTAAATGACTGTGAATGAATCATGTAAGTGAAAAGCTCTCTTGGCCATTTGGCAAATTGCATGCACTTTTGAGACAGTCCCTAACTTCAGGCTTCACTGTAGGATACTGAGATAAAGTAATACCTGTGGAACATCAAATCTGTTCATATCTGAATAATTTATTCACATTTGTTTAGACCCCACCTACCAGTCCATTAAAGTCTTACATAATGCAAGTGTCTCGGGGACATAACAGTGACTCACGTTCCGTCCTCATTGCTCCGATAGAAAACCAAGAAGGGGTCCGACTTGCCAAAGAAGTCTTTTTTGTCCAACTTGTTGGCACACAACTGCATTGTAGCAATATCctgagagaagagaagcagtTTTAGTTGAATGTCAACATGATAATTTCTACGTAAATTCATTTCTAGGTCAGCAACTCATTTCTTGGCAGTGAA
It includes:
- the LOC124063631 gene encoding copine-9-like isoform X1 translates to MQLCANKLDKKDFFGKSDPFLVFYRSNEDGTFTICHKTEVIKNTLNPVWQSFTIPVRALCNGDYDRTVKVDVYDWDRDGSHDFIGEFTTSYRELSRGQNQFNVYEVLNPKKKGKKKKYINSGTVTLLSFKVESEYTFVDFIRGGTQLNFTVAIDFTASNGNPSQPTSLHYMSPYQMNAYAMALKAVGEIIQDYDSDKLFPAYGFGAKLPPDGKISHAFPLSGDNESPNCVGIEGVLEAYFQSLRTVQLYGPTNFAPVINKVANCAAEITDGSQYFVLLMITDGVISDMVQTKEAVVNAASLPLSIIIVGVGPAEFDAMEELDGDEVRVSSRGRLAERDIVQFVPFRDYIDRSGNQVLSMARLAKDVLAEIPDQLLSYMKSRGIEPRPALSSSPLPELHHHI